In Misgurnus anguillicaudatus chromosome 5, ASM2758022v2, whole genome shotgun sequence, a genomic segment contains:
- the rbm39b gene encoding RNA-binding protein 39b isoform X4, translating to MADDFDVEAMLEAPYKKGESKSSSANGHESDRKKKKRHSGSRSPVPDRRRSRSRDRKKSRERRKSRSRERRRSRSKERRRSRSRSRDRPGRFRGRKSPFMGQKINGGSGGKIGPQQFIKHSRKRSRSKSPFKKDKSPVRLPIDNLTPEERDARTVFCMQLAARIRPRDLEDFFSAVGKVRDVRMISDRNSRRSKGIAYIEFVDTTSVPLAIGLTGQRLLGVPIIVQVSQAEKNRAAALANSLQRGGIGPMRLYVGSLHFNITEDMLRGIFEPFGKIEGIQLMMDNETGRSKGYGFISFADAECAKKALEQLNGFELAGRPMKVGHVTERSDASSASSFLDNDELERTGIDLGTTGRLQLMARLAEGTGMQIPAAAKHALQMSGSVAFGNAPATATPPILPNPGMNQAMNLPTQPLATQCLQLSNMFNPQSEDEPGWDVEIQDDVIEECKKHGGVVHIYVDKNSAEGNVYVKCPSIPVSMTVVSALHGRWFAGKMITAAYVPLPTYHNLFPDSVTATQLLRPARR from the exons ATGGCGGATGACTTTGATGTTGAGGCCATGCTGGAAGCTCCTTATAAGAAG GGAGAAAGCAAGAGCTCTAGCGCCAATGGTCACGAAAGTGATCGCAAGAAGAA GAAAAGACACAGCGGCAGTCGCAGTCCGGTCCCAGACCGTCGGAGAAGCAGAAGCAGGGACCGCAAGAAGAGCCGAGAACGTCGCAAGAGTCGCAGTCGTGAGCGCAGACGATCGCGGAGTAAAGAACGCAGGCGATCTCGCTCGCGCAGTAGGGATCGTCCTGGACGTTTCCGTGGACGCAAAAGTCCCTT TATGGGGCAGAAAATAAACGGTGGTTCCGGAGGCAAGATTGGCCCACAGCAATTCATCAAGCACAG CCGCAAGCGCTCCCGAAGCAAAAGCCCATTTAAGAAAGACAAGAGCCCAGTCAG GCTACCGATAGATAATCTGACCCCGGAGGAAAGAGACGCCCGCACAGTGTTCTGCATGCAGCTGGCTGCCAGAATAAGACCCAGAGATCTTGAAGACTTTTTCTCAGCAGTTGGAAAA GTTCGTGATGTAAGGATGATCTCTGACAGAAACTCTCGAAGGTCAAAGGGCATAGCCTACATCGAGTTTGTAGACACGACCTCTGTACCACTGGCCATTGGTCTGACAGGTCAACGGCTTCTGGGGGTGCCCATCATAGTCCAAGTTTCGCAG GCTGAGAAGAACAGAGCTGCAGCTTTGGCAAATAGTCTCCAGAGGGGAGGCATTGGGCCGATGCGGCTGTACGTGGGCTCCTTACATTTCAATATAACAGAGGATATGCTCAGGGGCATCTTTGAGCCTTTCGGCAAG ATTGAAGGCATCCAGCTGATGATGGACAATGAGACGGGCAGGTCTAAAGGATACGGCTTCATATCA TTTGCAGATGCAGAGTGTGCTAAAAAAGCCCTGGAGCAGCTAAATGGTTTTGAGCTCGCTGGGCGGCCCATGAAGGTGGGTCATGTGACCGAGCGCTCCGATGCCTCCTCCGCCAGCTCCTTCTTGGACAATGATGAGCTGGAGAGAACCGGCATTGACTTGGGCACAACGGGCCGCCTTCAGCTGATGGCAAGACTGGCAGAGG GTACAGGAATGCAGATTCCTGCTGCTGCCAAGCACGCTTTACAGATGAGTGGCAGCGTGGCATTTGGAAATG cTCCAGCTACTGCCACACCTCCTATTCTTCCTAATCCTGGGATGAATCAAGCCATGAATCTCCCGACCCAGCCACTGGCCACACAATGCTTACAGCTATCCAACATGTTCAATCCACAGTC GGAAGACGAACCGGGTTGGGATGTAGAGATACAGGATGATGTCATCGAAGAGTGCAAAAAACATGGAGGCGTCGTTCACATATATGTTGACAAGAACTCTGCTGAA GGAAATGTTTATGTAAAATGTCCCAGCATCCCGGTTTCAATGACTGTTGTTAGCGCCTTGCACGGGCGGTGGTTTGCAG GTAAAATGATCACAGCTGCCTACGTGCCTCTCCCCACCTACCATAACCTGTTTCCAGACTCGGTCACAGCCACGCAGCTCCTCAGACCCGCACGCCGGTGA
- the rbm39b gene encoding RNA-binding protein 39b isoform X5 — protein sequence MADDFDVEAMLEAPYKKGESKSSSANGHESDRKKKKRHSGSRSPVPDRRRSRSRDRKKSRERRKSRSRERRRSRSKERRRSRSRSRDRPGRFRGRKSPFRKRSRSKSPFKKDKSPVSMGQKISGGSGGKIGPQQFIQHRLPIDNLTPEERDARTVFCMQLAARIRPRDLEDFFSAVGKVRDVRMISDRNSRRSKGIAYIEFVDTTSVPLAIGLTGQRLLGVPIIVQVSQAEKNRAAALANSLQRGGIGPMRLYVGSLHFNITEDMLRGIFEPFGKIEGIQLMMDNETGRSKGYGFISFADAECAKKALEQLNGFELAGRPMKVGHVTERSDASSASSFLDNDELERTGIDLGTTGRLQLMARLAEGTGMQIPAAAKHALQMSGSVAFGNAPATATPPILPNPGMNQAMNLPTQPLATQCLQLSNMFNPQSEDEPGWDVEIQDDVIEECKKHGGVVHIYVDKNSAEGNVYVKCPSIPVSMTVVSALHGRWFAGKMITAAYVPLPTYHNLFPDSVTATQLLRPARR from the exons ATGGCGGATGACTTTGATGTTGAGGCCATGCTGGAAGCTCCTTATAAGAAG GGAGAAAGCAAGAGCTCTAGCGCCAATGGTCACGAAAGTGATCGCAAGAAGAA GAAAAGACACAGCGGCAGTCGCAGTCCGGTCCCAGACCGTCGGAGAAGCAGAAGCAGGGACCGCAAGAAGAGCCGAGAACGTCGCAAGAGTCGCAGTCGTGAGCGCAGACGATCGCGGAGTAAAGAACGCAGGCGATCTCGCTCGCGCAGTAGGGATCGTCCTGGACGTTTCCGTGGACGCAAAAGTCCCTT CCGCAAGCGCTCCCGAAGCAAAAGCCCATTTAAGAAAGACAAGAGCCCAGTCAG TATGGGGCAGAAAATAAGCGGTGGTTCCGGAGGCAAGATTGGCCCACAGCAATTCATCCAGCACAG GCTACCGATAGATAATCTGACCCCGGAGGAAAGAGACGCCCGCACAGTGTTCTGCATGCAGCTGGCTGCCAGAATAAGACCCAGAGATCTTGAAGACTTTTTCTCAGCAGTTGGAAAA GTTCGTGATGTAAGGATGATCTCTGACAGAAACTCTCGAAGGTCAAAGGGCATAGCCTACATCGAGTTTGTAGACACGACCTCTGTACCACTGGCCATTGGTCTGACAGGTCAACGGCTTCTGGGGGTGCCCATCATAGTCCAAGTTTCGCAG GCTGAGAAGAACAGAGCTGCAGCTTTGGCAAATAGTCTCCAGAGGGGAGGCATTGGGCCGATGCGGCTGTACGTGGGCTCCTTACATTTCAATATAACAGAGGATATGCTCAGGGGCATCTTTGAGCCTTTCGGCAAG ATTGAAGGCATCCAGCTGATGATGGACAATGAGACGGGCAGGTCTAAAGGATACGGCTTCATATCA TTTGCAGATGCAGAGTGTGCTAAAAAAGCCCTGGAGCAGCTAAATGGTTTTGAGCTCGCTGGGCGGCCCATGAAGGTGGGTCATGTGACCGAGCGCTCCGATGCCTCCTCCGCCAGCTCCTTCTTGGACAATGATGAGCTGGAGAGAACCGGCATTGACTTGGGCACAACGGGCCGCCTTCAGCTGATGGCAAGACTGGCAGAGG GTACAGGAATGCAGATTCCTGCTGCTGCCAAGCACGCTTTACAGATGAGTGGCAGCGTGGCATTTGGAAATG cTCCAGCTACTGCCACACCTCCTATTCTTCCTAATCCTGGGATGAATCAAGCCATGAATCTCCCGACCCAGCCACTGGCCACACAATGCTTACAGCTATCCAACATGTTCAATCCACAGTC GGAAGACGAACCGGGTTGGGATGTAGAGATACAGGATGATGTCATCGAAGAGTGCAAAAAACATGGAGGCGTCGTTCACATATATGTTGACAAGAACTCTGCTGAA GGAAATGTTTATGTAAAATGTCCCAGCATCCCGGTTTCAATGACTGTTGTTAGCGCCTTGCACGGGCGGTGGTTTGCAG GTAAAATGATCACAGCTGCCTACGTGCCTCTCCCCACCTACCATAACCTGTTTCCAGACTCGGTCACAGCCACGCAGCTCCTCAGACCCGCACGCCGGTGA
- the rbm39b gene encoding RNA-binding protein 39b isoform X2, whose product MADDFDVEAMLEAPYKKGESKSSSANGHESDRKKKKRHSGSRSPVPDRRRSRSRDRKKSRERRKSRSRERRRSRSKERRRSRSRSRDRPGRFRGRKSPFMGQKINGGSGGKIGPQQFIKHSRKRSRSKSPFKKDKSPVSMGQKISGGSGGKIGPQQFIQHRLPIDNLTPEERDARTVFCMQLAARIRPRDLEDFFSAVGKVRDVRMISDRNSRRSKGIAYIEFVDTTSVPLAIGLTGQRLLGVPIIVQVSQAEKNRAAALANSLQRGGIGPMRLYVGSLHFNITEDMLRGIFEPFGKIEGIQLMMDNETGRSKGYGFISFADAECAKKALEQLNGFELAGRPMKVGHVTERSDASSASSFLDNDELERTGIDLGTTGRLQLMARLAEGTGMQIPAAAKHALQMSGSVAFGNAPATATPPILPNPGMNQAMNLPTQPLATQCLQLSNMFNPQSEDEPGWDVEIQDDVIEECKKHGGVVHIYVDKNSAEGNVYVKCPSIPVSMTVVSALHGRWFAGKMITAAYVPLPTYHNLFPDSVTATQLLRPARR is encoded by the exons ATGGCGGATGACTTTGATGTTGAGGCCATGCTGGAAGCTCCTTATAAGAAG GGAGAAAGCAAGAGCTCTAGCGCCAATGGTCACGAAAGTGATCGCAAGAAGAA GAAAAGACACAGCGGCAGTCGCAGTCCGGTCCCAGACCGTCGGAGAAGCAGAAGCAGGGACCGCAAGAAGAGCCGAGAACGTCGCAAGAGTCGCAGTCGTGAGCGCAGACGATCGCGGAGTAAAGAACGCAGGCGATCTCGCTCGCGCAGTAGGGATCGTCCTGGACGTTTCCGTGGACGCAAAAGTCCCTT TATGGGGCAGAAAATAAACGGTGGTTCCGGAGGCAAGATTGGCCCACAGCAATTCATCAAGCACAG CCGCAAGCGCTCCCGAAGCAAAAGCCCATTTAAGAAAGACAAGAGCCCAGTCAG TATGGGGCAGAAAATAAGCGGTGGTTCCGGAGGCAAGATTGGCCCACAGCAATTCATCCAGCACAG GCTACCGATAGATAATCTGACCCCGGAGGAAAGAGACGCCCGCACAGTGTTCTGCATGCAGCTGGCTGCCAGAATAAGACCCAGAGATCTTGAAGACTTTTTCTCAGCAGTTGGAAAA GTTCGTGATGTAAGGATGATCTCTGACAGAAACTCTCGAAGGTCAAAGGGCATAGCCTACATCGAGTTTGTAGACACGACCTCTGTACCACTGGCCATTGGTCTGACAGGTCAACGGCTTCTGGGGGTGCCCATCATAGTCCAAGTTTCGCAG GCTGAGAAGAACAGAGCTGCAGCTTTGGCAAATAGTCTCCAGAGGGGAGGCATTGGGCCGATGCGGCTGTACGTGGGCTCCTTACATTTCAATATAACAGAGGATATGCTCAGGGGCATCTTTGAGCCTTTCGGCAAG ATTGAAGGCATCCAGCTGATGATGGACAATGAGACGGGCAGGTCTAAAGGATACGGCTTCATATCA TTTGCAGATGCAGAGTGTGCTAAAAAAGCCCTGGAGCAGCTAAATGGTTTTGAGCTCGCTGGGCGGCCCATGAAGGTGGGTCATGTGACCGAGCGCTCCGATGCCTCCTCCGCCAGCTCCTTCTTGGACAATGATGAGCTGGAGAGAACCGGCATTGACTTGGGCACAACGGGCCGCCTTCAGCTGATGGCAAGACTGGCAGAGG GTACAGGAATGCAGATTCCTGCTGCTGCCAAGCACGCTTTACAGATGAGTGGCAGCGTGGCATTTGGAAATG cTCCAGCTACTGCCACACCTCCTATTCTTCCTAATCCTGGGATGAATCAAGCCATGAATCTCCCGACCCAGCCACTGGCCACACAATGCTTACAGCTATCCAACATGTTCAATCCACAGTC GGAAGACGAACCGGGTTGGGATGTAGAGATACAGGATGATGTCATCGAAGAGTGCAAAAAACATGGAGGCGTCGTTCACATATATGTTGACAAGAACTCTGCTGAA GGAAATGTTTATGTAAAATGTCCCAGCATCCCGGTTTCAATGACTGTTGTTAGCGCCTTGCACGGGCGGTGGTTTGCAG GTAAAATGATCACAGCTGCCTACGTGCCTCTCCCCACCTACCATAACCTGTTTCCAGACTCGGTCACAGCCACGCAGCTCCTCAGACCCGCACGCCGGTGA
- the rbm39b gene encoding RNA-binding protein 39b isoform X6 — translation MADDFDVEAMLEAPYKKGESKSSSANGHESDRKKKKRHSGSRSPVPDRRRSRSRDRKKSRERRKSRSRERRRSRSKERRRSRSRSRDRPGRFRGRKSPFRKRSRSKSPFKKDKSPVRLPIDNLTPEERDARTVFCMQLAARIRPRDLEDFFSAVGKVRDVRMISDRNSRRSKGIAYIEFVDTTSVPLAIGLTGQRLLGVPIIVQVSQAEKNRAAALANSLQRGGIGPMRLYVGSLHFNITEDMLRGIFEPFGKIEGIQLMMDNETGRSKGYGFISFADAECAKKALEQLNGFELAGRPMKVGHVTERSDASSASSFLDNDELERTGIDLGTTGRLQLMARLAEGTGMQIPAAAKHALQMSGSVAFGNAPATATPPILPNPGMNQAMNLPTQPLATQCLQLSNMFNPQSEDEPGWDVEIQDDVIEECKKHGGVVHIYVDKNSAEGNVYVKCPSIPVSMTVVSALHGRWFAGKMITAAYVPLPTYHNLFPDSVTATQLLRPARR, via the exons ATGGCGGATGACTTTGATGTTGAGGCCATGCTGGAAGCTCCTTATAAGAAG GGAGAAAGCAAGAGCTCTAGCGCCAATGGTCACGAAAGTGATCGCAAGAAGAA GAAAAGACACAGCGGCAGTCGCAGTCCGGTCCCAGACCGTCGGAGAAGCAGAAGCAGGGACCGCAAGAAGAGCCGAGAACGTCGCAAGAGTCGCAGTCGTGAGCGCAGACGATCGCGGAGTAAAGAACGCAGGCGATCTCGCTCGCGCAGTAGGGATCGTCCTGGACGTTTCCGTGGACGCAAAAGTCCCTT CCGCAAGCGCTCCCGAAGCAAAAGCCCATTTAAGAAAGACAAGAGCCCAGTCAG GCTACCGATAGATAATCTGACCCCGGAGGAAAGAGACGCCCGCACAGTGTTCTGCATGCAGCTGGCTGCCAGAATAAGACCCAGAGATCTTGAAGACTTTTTCTCAGCAGTTGGAAAA GTTCGTGATGTAAGGATGATCTCTGACAGAAACTCTCGAAGGTCAAAGGGCATAGCCTACATCGAGTTTGTAGACACGACCTCTGTACCACTGGCCATTGGTCTGACAGGTCAACGGCTTCTGGGGGTGCCCATCATAGTCCAAGTTTCGCAG GCTGAGAAGAACAGAGCTGCAGCTTTGGCAAATAGTCTCCAGAGGGGAGGCATTGGGCCGATGCGGCTGTACGTGGGCTCCTTACATTTCAATATAACAGAGGATATGCTCAGGGGCATCTTTGAGCCTTTCGGCAAG ATTGAAGGCATCCAGCTGATGATGGACAATGAGACGGGCAGGTCTAAAGGATACGGCTTCATATCA TTTGCAGATGCAGAGTGTGCTAAAAAAGCCCTGGAGCAGCTAAATGGTTTTGAGCTCGCTGGGCGGCCCATGAAGGTGGGTCATGTGACCGAGCGCTCCGATGCCTCCTCCGCCAGCTCCTTCTTGGACAATGATGAGCTGGAGAGAACCGGCATTGACTTGGGCACAACGGGCCGCCTTCAGCTGATGGCAAGACTGGCAGAGG GTACAGGAATGCAGATTCCTGCTGCTGCCAAGCACGCTTTACAGATGAGTGGCAGCGTGGCATTTGGAAATG cTCCAGCTACTGCCACACCTCCTATTCTTCCTAATCCTGGGATGAATCAAGCCATGAATCTCCCGACCCAGCCACTGGCCACACAATGCTTACAGCTATCCAACATGTTCAATCCACAGTC GGAAGACGAACCGGGTTGGGATGTAGAGATACAGGATGATGTCATCGAAGAGTGCAAAAAACATGGAGGCGTCGTTCACATATATGTTGACAAGAACTCTGCTGAA GGAAATGTTTATGTAAAATGTCCCAGCATCCCGGTTTCAATGACTGTTGTTAGCGCCTTGCACGGGCGGTGGTTTGCAG GTAAAATGATCACAGCTGCCTACGTGCCTCTCCCCACCTACCATAACCTGTTTCCAGACTCGGTCACAGCCACGCAGCTCCTCAGACCCGCACGCCGGTGA
- the rbm39b gene encoding RNA-binding protein 39b isoform X3, producing MADDFDVEAMLEAPYKKGESKSSSANGHESDRKKKKRHSGSRSPVPDRRRSRSRDRKKSRERRKSRSRERRRSRSKERRRSRSRSRDRPGRFRGRKSPFRKRSRSKSPFKKDKSPVSTSLKISKNMGQKISGGSGGKIGPQQFIQHRLPIDNLTPEERDARTVFCMQLAARIRPRDLEDFFSAVGKVRDVRMISDRNSRRSKGIAYIEFVDTTSVPLAIGLTGQRLLGVPIIVQVSQAEKNRAAALANSLQRGGIGPMRLYVGSLHFNITEDMLRGIFEPFGKIEGIQLMMDNETGRSKGYGFISFADAECAKKALEQLNGFELAGRPMKVGHVTERSDASSASSFLDNDELERTGIDLGTTGRLQLMARLAEGTGMQIPAAAKHALQMSGSVAFGNAPATATPPILPNPGMNQAMNLPTQPLATQCLQLSNMFNPQSEDEPGWDVEIQDDVIEECKKHGGVVHIYVDKNSAEGNVYVKCPSIPVSMTVVSALHGRWFAGKMITAAYVPLPTYHNLFPDSVTATQLLRPARR from the exons ATGGCGGATGACTTTGATGTTGAGGCCATGCTGGAAGCTCCTTATAAGAAG GGAGAAAGCAAGAGCTCTAGCGCCAATGGTCACGAAAGTGATCGCAAGAAGAA GAAAAGACACAGCGGCAGTCGCAGTCCGGTCCCAGACCGTCGGAGAAGCAGAAGCAGGGACCGCAAGAAGAGCCGAGAACGTCGCAAGAGTCGCAGTCGTGAGCGCAGACGATCGCGGAGTAAAGAACGCAGGCGATCTCGCTCGCGCAGTAGGGATCGTCCTGGACGTTTCCGTGGACGCAAAAGTCCCTT CCGCAAGCGCTCCCGAAGCAAAAGCCCATTTAAGAAAGACAAGAGCCCAGTCAG CACTTCCCTGAAGATTtcaaaaaa TATGGGGCAGAAAATAAGCGGTGGTTCCGGAGGCAAGATTGGCCCACAGCAATTCATCCAGCACAG GCTACCGATAGATAATCTGACCCCGGAGGAAAGAGACGCCCGCACAGTGTTCTGCATGCAGCTGGCTGCCAGAATAAGACCCAGAGATCTTGAAGACTTTTTCTCAGCAGTTGGAAAA GTTCGTGATGTAAGGATGATCTCTGACAGAAACTCTCGAAGGTCAAAGGGCATAGCCTACATCGAGTTTGTAGACACGACCTCTGTACCACTGGCCATTGGTCTGACAGGTCAACGGCTTCTGGGGGTGCCCATCATAGTCCAAGTTTCGCAG GCTGAGAAGAACAGAGCTGCAGCTTTGGCAAATAGTCTCCAGAGGGGAGGCATTGGGCCGATGCGGCTGTACGTGGGCTCCTTACATTTCAATATAACAGAGGATATGCTCAGGGGCATCTTTGAGCCTTTCGGCAAG ATTGAAGGCATCCAGCTGATGATGGACAATGAGACGGGCAGGTCTAAAGGATACGGCTTCATATCA TTTGCAGATGCAGAGTGTGCTAAAAAAGCCCTGGAGCAGCTAAATGGTTTTGAGCTCGCTGGGCGGCCCATGAAGGTGGGTCATGTGACCGAGCGCTCCGATGCCTCCTCCGCCAGCTCCTTCTTGGACAATGATGAGCTGGAGAGAACCGGCATTGACTTGGGCACAACGGGCCGCCTTCAGCTGATGGCAAGACTGGCAGAGG GTACAGGAATGCAGATTCCTGCTGCTGCCAAGCACGCTTTACAGATGAGTGGCAGCGTGGCATTTGGAAATG cTCCAGCTACTGCCACACCTCCTATTCTTCCTAATCCTGGGATGAATCAAGCCATGAATCTCCCGACCCAGCCACTGGCCACACAATGCTTACAGCTATCCAACATGTTCAATCCACAGTC GGAAGACGAACCGGGTTGGGATGTAGAGATACAGGATGATGTCATCGAAGAGTGCAAAAAACATGGAGGCGTCGTTCACATATATGTTGACAAGAACTCTGCTGAA GGAAATGTTTATGTAAAATGTCCCAGCATCCCGGTTTCAATGACTGTTGTTAGCGCCTTGCACGGGCGGTGGTTTGCAG GTAAAATGATCACAGCTGCCTACGTGCCTCTCCCCACCTACCATAACCTGTTTCCAGACTCGGTCACAGCCACGCAGCTCCTCAGACCCGCACGCCGGTGA
- the rbm39b gene encoding RNA-binding protein 39b isoform X1, with protein sequence MADDFDVEAMLEAPYKKGESKSSSANGHESDRKKKKRHSGSRSPVPDRRRSRSRDRKKSRERRKSRSRERRRSRSKERRRSRSRSRDRPGRFRGRKSPFMGQKINGGSGGKIGPQQFIKHSRKRSRSKSPFKKDKSPVSTSLKISKNMGQKISGGSGGKIGPQQFIQHRLPIDNLTPEERDARTVFCMQLAARIRPRDLEDFFSAVGKVRDVRMISDRNSRRSKGIAYIEFVDTTSVPLAIGLTGQRLLGVPIIVQVSQAEKNRAAALANSLQRGGIGPMRLYVGSLHFNITEDMLRGIFEPFGKIEGIQLMMDNETGRSKGYGFISFADAECAKKALEQLNGFELAGRPMKVGHVTERSDASSASSFLDNDELERTGIDLGTTGRLQLMARLAEGTGMQIPAAAKHALQMSGSVAFGNAPATATPPILPNPGMNQAMNLPTQPLATQCLQLSNMFNPQSEDEPGWDVEIQDDVIEECKKHGGVVHIYVDKNSAEGNVYVKCPSIPVSMTVVSALHGRWFAGKMITAAYVPLPTYHNLFPDSVTATQLLRPARR encoded by the exons ATGGCGGATGACTTTGATGTTGAGGCCATGCTGGAAGCTCCTTATAAGAAG GGAGAAAGCAAGAGCTCTAGCGCCAATGGTCACGAAAGTGATCGCAAGAAGAA GAAAAGACACAGCGGCAGTCGCAGTCCGGTCCCAGACCGTCGGAGAAGCAGAAGCAGGGACCGCAAGAAGAGCCGAGAACGTCGCAAGAGTCGCAGTCGTGAGCGCAGACGATCGCGGAGTAAAGAACGCAGGCGATCTCGCTCGCGCAGTAGGGATCGTCCTGGACGTTTCCGTGGACGCAAAAGTCCCTT TATGGGGCAGAAAATAAACGGTGGTTCCGGAGGCAAGATTGGCCCACAGCAATTCATCAAGCACAG CCGCAAGCGCTCCCGAAGCAAAAGCCCATTTAAGAAAGACAAGAGCCCAGTCAG CACTTCCCTGAAGATTtcaaaaaa TATGGGGCAGAAAATAAGCGGTGGTTCCGGAGGCAAGATTGGCCCACAGCAATTCATCCAGCACAG GCTACCGATAGATAATCTGACCCCGGAGGAAAGAGACGCCCGCACAGTGTTCTGCATGCAGCTGGCTGCCAGAATAAGACCCAGAGATCTTGAAGACTTTTTCTCAGCAGTTGGAAAA GTTCGTGATGTAAGGATGATCTCTGACAGAAACTCTCGAAGGTCAAAGGGCATAGCCTACATCGAGTTTGTAGACACGACCTCTGTACCACTGGCCATTGGTCTGACAGGTCAACGGCTTCTGGGGGTGCCCATCATAGTCCAAGTTTCGCAG GCTGAGAAGAACAGAGCTGCAGCTTTGGCAAATAGTCTCCAGAGGGGAGGCATTGGGCCGATGCGGCTGTACGTGGGCTCCTTACATTTCAATATAACAGAGGATATGCTCAGGGGCATCTTTGAGCCTTTCGGCAAG ATTGAAGGCATCCAGCTGATGATGGACAATGAGACGGGCAGGTCTAAAGGATACGGCTTCATATCA TTTGCAGATGCAGAGTGTGCTAAAAAAGCCCTGGAGCAGCTAAATGGTTTTGAGCTCGCTGGGCGGCCCATGAAGGTGGGTCATGTGACCGAGCGCTCCGATGCCTCCTCCGCCAGCTCCTTCTTGGACAATGATGAGCTGGAGAGAACCGGCATTGACTTGGGCACAACGGGCCGCCTTCAGCTGATGGCAAGACTGGCAGAGG GTACAGGAATGCAGATTCCTGCTGCTGCCAAGCACGCTTTACAGATGAGTGGCAGCGTGGCATTTGGAAATG cTCCAGCTACTGCCACACCTCCTATTCTTCCTAATCCTGGGATGAATCAAGCCATGAATCTCCCGACCCAGCCACTGGCCACACAATGCTTACAGCTATCCAACATGTTCAATCCACAGTC GGAAGACGAACCGGGTTGGGATGTAGAGATACAGGATGATGTCATCGAAGAGTGCAAAAAACATGGAGGCGTCGTTCACATATATGTTGACAAGAACTCTGCTGAA GGAAATGTTTATGTAAAATGTCCCAGCATCCCGGTTTCAATGACTGTTGTTAGCGCCTTGCACGGGCGGTGGTTTGCAG GTAAAATGATCACAGCTGCCTACGTGCCTCTCCCCACCTACCATAACCTGTTTCCAGACTCGGTCACAGCCACGCAGCTCCTCAGACCCGCACGCCGGTGA